The following coding sequences are from one Panicum hallii strain FIL2 chromosome 5, PHallii_v3.1, whole genome shotgun sequence window:
- the LOC112892852 gene encoding uncharacterized protein LOC112892852 has protein sequence MAIDDGSKQAAARPRTSPEQAKSRSLRRLPHVACLVLAAAHLARAPRDLAFVAAAHAALALLLLCVGRHEAAPTAEARGRLRVLVWALSTALTGLFACRAAAAVPPPLGVLVYGLALLVTAGGFVLLFLGDAGDLWTREKSQDKGL, from the coding sequence ATGGCCATTGACGATGGCAGCAAGCAGGCAGCAGCTCGGCCGAGGACGTCGCCGGAGCAGGCGAAGAGCCGCTCGCTGCGCAGGCTCCCGCACGTCGCCTGCCTGGTCCTCGCGGCCGCCCACCTCGCGCGGGCGCCGCGGGACCTGGCCTTCGTCgcggccgcgcacgccgccctcgcgctgctgctcctctGCGTCGGCAGGCACGAGGCGGCGCCCACCGCCGAGGCGAGGGGCCGGCTCAGGGTTTTGGTCTGGGCGCTGTCCACGGCGCTGACGGGCTTGTTCGCctgccgcgcggcggcggcggtgccgccgccgctgggcgTGCTCGTCTACGGCCTGGCCCTGCTCGTCACTGCCGGTGGGTTCGTCTTGCTGTTCCTCGGCGACGCCGGGGACTTGTGGACACGTGAGAAATCTCAGGACAAAGGTCTCTGA
- the LOC112894916 gene encoding uncharacterized protein LOC112894916, whose product MEPVFAVAQESSVPPQQQPHRLGETMPVQRGGWRRPARCALAVALFLVVTGNFAFAAYRARHRSRDLSFVLVAYFLLALLVCCVARLEQLRRDPAARVAERRWLRIGVWGVSVALANTFASRVADAMPRLALKLVVWGVTAVVLGLGFYFLFFSKDADRCSDGELGRGQADAGRRSATALHQQSPEEKV is encoded by the coding sequence ATGGAGCCCGTGTTCGCCGTCGCGCAAGAATCGTCAGTGCCGCCACAGCAGCAGCCGCATCGGTTGGGCGAGACGATGCCGGTCCAGCGCGGGGGCTGGCGCCGCCCGGCACGCTGCGCGCTCGCCGTGGCCCTCTTCCTCGTCGTGACCGGCAACTTCGCGTTCGCGGCGTACCGCGCGCGCCACCGCTCCCGCGACCTCTCGTTCGTGCTCGTCGCATACTTCCTCCTCGCCCTGCTCGTGTGCTGCGTCGCGAGGCTCGAGCAGCTGCGGCGGGACCCCGCCGCCAGggtggccgagcggcggtggctcAGGATCGGGGTGTGGGGCGTCTCCGTGGCGCTGGCCAACACGTTCGCGTCCCGCGTCGCCGACGCCATGCCGAGGCTGGCGCTGAAGCTTGTCGTCTGGGGGGTCACCGCGGTGGTCCTCGGACTCGGGTTCTACTTCCTTTTCTTCAGCAAAGACGCCGATCGCTGCTCCGACGGGGAGCTCGGGCGTGGCCAAGCTGATGCCGGCCGCCGGTCGGCGACGGCTTTGCACCAGCAGTCCCCGGAGGAGAAGGTCTAA